From the genome of Fusibacter sp. A1:
TTTTGACTACCGCGACAAACAAAGTCTTGAAGGAATTATGATTCACACCACACTAAAGGCCGGGGCGAGCCTATATGCCAAGGCGCTTTTTGTGGCGGATAAGCTGACATGGGATGAGACAGAACACGAGTTCATTCGTGAGATGAGAAGTGCCGCGAACGAATCGCTGGAAGCTGCGATACGGATCTATTTGGATGATGTGCATAAAAACCGACATGAGATGGCCATTTATCATCCGTGGACCCATCAGGCCTATATCGATTATTGTTAATAAAGTTGAGTCCTGACGCTACCTGTTCAGGACTTTTTTTGCTATAATAATAAGCGAACAAACATTCGAGCAAGAAATGGGTGGAGATATGGATTTACAAATACTTAATGAAAGACAGCGTGAAGCAGTAGAACACATCAAAGGACCACTTCTTGTCCTTGCTGGGGCAGGTTCGGGTAAAACCAGAGTGTTGACCTACAGAATCGCCTATCTGATTGAAGATCAAGGTGTGCTTCCTAGCAATATTCTGGCGCTTACATTTACCAATAAAGCGGCAAATGAAATGAGGCATAGGGTAGAAAAACTTATCGGCGGCGTAGCGTCTTCGATGTGGATAGGCACCTTTCACTCCATCTGCGTTAGGATTTTAAGACGTGATGCCGATGTGATCGGATTCACCAAGGATTTTGTCATTTATGATACCGCTGACCAGAAGACTTTGACGAAAAACATTATGAAAAGGCTCAATATCAGCGACAAGGACCTGAAGATCAATTTTGTCAGGGCTAAGATATCGGAAGCGAAAAACGAGATGATCTCGCCTGAAAAGTTTCAGGATATGTACACGAGCGATTATCAGCTGAAGCAGGTCGGTAAGATCTACGGCGAATATCAGAAAGAGATCGCTCAAAACAACGCGATGGACTTTGACGACTTACTCCTCAACACGCTCGAGCTTTTCAGGGTGAATCCCGAGATATTGGAGTTTTATCAGCGTAAGTTCCAGTTTATCCACGTCGACGAGTATCAGGATACCAACGGAGTGCAGTATTCGCTGGTCAGAAAACTTGCCGCACGCAATTTAAACCTCTGTGTTGTCGGCGATAACGACCAGTCTATCTACGGATGGCGTGGTGCGGATATCAGAAACATCCAGGACTTTGAAAAAGACTTTAAGGACGGACGAGTAGTCCTTTTGGAACAGAACTACCGGTCTACAAGAAAAATTCTAGATCTTGCCAACGGAGTGATCCAGAACAATCCCAAAAGAAGGGATAAGAATCTCTGGACGGACAACCACAGCGGTGAGGACATCAATTACTATAGGGCTAGGGATAATAGCGATGAGGCAAGGTATGTCGCGAATGAAATCATCAAGCGGTTTGAAAACGGAGCCAGCTACAATGAGTTCGCAGTTCTTTACAGGACCAACGCCCAATCAAGAGACTTTGAGGAAGCCTTTATCCGGGCGTCCATCCCTTATAAGATCATCGGCGGACTCAAGTTCTATGAACGAAAAGAGGTCAAGGACCTGATTTCATATTTGAGACTGATCGCCAATCCAAGCGATGAGATTTCACTGCAGCGGATCATCAACACTCCTAAGCGTGGAATCGGTGATAAAACCGTGGAAAACGTGTTCGCACTTGCCCACCGCGAAGGTATATCCGCCTATGATGCGATTGAACTTGCTGTGGAGACCAAGGCGTTTCCAAACAGGGCGCTCAGCGGTCTGAAGGAATTCTTTGATACGATCTCGCCATTTGTGAGAAACGCGGATAATTACAAAGGATCTGATATCCTCGATGCGGTGATCAAAGCCACAGGATACAGGGATGAGCTCGTAAGAGAGGGCACGATCGAAGCGCAAACCAGAATTGAGAACATTGACGAGCTGTACTCGCAGATCTTGAACTACGAATCCATGCATGATGATGTCACACTAAACATGTACTTGCAGGAGATAAGCCTCTTGAGCGACCAGGACGATATCGAAGAGGATGAATCGGGCCATATCCTTCTGATGACGATTCACGCCGCCAAGGGACTCGAGTTTCCAACTGTCTTTTTAGTAGGACTCGAGGAAAGGCTGTTTCCATCTGAAATGACCATGGAGACGGATGAAGGCGTCGAAGAGGAACGAAGACTTTGCTATGTTGGAATCACAAGGGCGGAACAGACACTGCATCTGACTCATGCGGCGCAGAGGATGCGATTTGGTCGCACCATGGTCAACAAGGTTTCCAGATTCATCGATGAGATGCCAAAAGAGCTGATCTTCAGCCATAGCGGAGAGATAGCGACAAGGGAGGCAAGTCCTATTCAAATAGGACCGAAATATAAGACGGTAACACCCTCAAGACCTGTGAGCGCATCCGATTCGGATGAGTTTAGGGCGGGTGTGAAAGTCAGACATCAGCTATTTGGGGATGGTATGGTGATCAGTGTCAAAGGAGCCGGCGAAAACGCCGAACTTACGATTGCCTTTGACAAAAAGGGAATAAAAAAACTGATGCTAGGAATCGCACCACTAAGCATAGTGGATTGATGAAAGGAGACCCATATGTCATTTGAACAATATCTGGACAATTATGCAAATATAGCAGTACATCAAGGAATTTCTCTTCAAAAGGGAGAAGGACTTATCATAAGGGCGAGCATCGAAAGCGCCGATTTTGTAAGACGTGTCGTGAAGAAAGCCTATGAGGCTGGAGCCATCAATGTCGAAGTACAGTATGCAGACGATGAGGTGACACTCGCTAGGTACCACTACGGCGATGAGACATGTTTTGAATATGCGCCTAAGTTTAAAACCGACTATTTGGAAGCGGCCTTTAAGGAAGGGTACAGCTTTATGAGCATCATGTCTCCTAATCCTGAACTGTTAAAGGATGTGCCTGCTGAGCGGATAGCGATTGACCAGAAGACGATGTCGCTTGCAATGGCCGATGCGATGAAATATATGATGAAGGGTCTTGTAAAGCGGACAATTGTCGCGATACCGACTCCTGAGTGGGCCAAGCTTGTTTATCCCGACTTTGACGAGGCTGAGGGCATGAAAGCACTTTGGGAAGCTGTGCTGAAAATCGTAAGGGCGGATCAGGCGGATCCTGTCAAAGCGTGGAATGAACATGATGGAAACTTAAAAAAATACCTGACCTTCTTAAACCAGCAGCACTTTGAAAAACTTCATTTCAAGGCTCCAGGCACCGATCTTGAGGTGTATCTGGCGCATGAGCACTTATGGGTGGGCGGATCAAAAGTAAGCCCGGGCGGTGATAGCTATTTTGCCAATATTCCTACTGAAGAGGTGTTCACGACACCGAAAAGGTCGATGGTCAACGGAACGCTTAAAAGCACCAAGCCGCTTAGCCTTAGAGGAACGGTCATCGATGGATTCGGATTCGAGTTTAAAGATGGAAAGGTCGTGGACTTTTATGCTGAAAAGGGCAAGGAGACATTAGCTTCGCTTCTTGACAATGACGAGGGCGCAAGATTCTTAGGAGAAGTGGCGCTCGTTCCGCATAGTTCTCCGATTTCGAAGTCTGGTCTTATTTTCTCGAATACCCTGTTTGACGAGAACGCTTCCTGTCATTTCGCTCTTGGCAAAGCCTATCCATACGCGATGAAAGATGGAACGACACTGACAAGTGAGGTGCTTGAGGAACGCGGAGCGAACTCCTCGTTGATCCATGTGGACTTCATGATCGGCGGACCGGAGCTTGAGATCGTAGGATATACCACGAACGGCGATGGAATTACACTCTTTAGAAACGGTGAATGGACATTTTAATTGATAATCAGACCTGATTGCTACAGCGCATCAGGTCTTTTTTTGGTATAATCAAACTAGTGCTTAAAAATTTAATCCATACTGGATCGCATGATAGAAAGGAAGTTTTATGTCACTTGAAAGGTATTTGGACTTAATCGGAATCATAGAGGAACATAATCATAATTACCATGTCCTGGACAAACCTGCGATCAGCGATTATGATTACGATCAGCTGATGAATGAACTGCTCGCCATCGAGGCGGAGCACCCCGAGTTTACAGTGGATTACTCCCCTTCTAAAAGGGTGGGCGGTAAGCCGCTTTCTTCGTTTAAACAGGTACAGCACACGGTAAGGCTCTTGAGCCTTGAAAATACCTATAACCTATCGGATCTTGTCGCGTTTGAAGAACGTGTGAAAAAAGAAGATGTCAACGCGAACGCGTTTGTCCTTGAATATAAGATTGACGGACTATCCGTTGCGATCACCTACGAGAAGGGCCTGCTTGTGAGGGCTGCCACTAGAGGCGACGGAAGCATCGGTGAGGATGTCACAAAAAACGTCAAAACCATCCGTTCGGTTCCCTTAAAACTGTCTCAGCCTTTGAGCATGACGGTGCGGGGCGAGGTGTTCATCGGCAAAAATGACTTTGTAGCGATGAATGAGAGACAAGAAAACCTAGGTCTGCAGACGTTCGCCAATCCAAGAAACGCGGCGGCCGGTTCACTCAGACAGCTTGATTCGAAAGTCGCAGCGGCGAGACCGCTTGATATTTTCGTGTTCGGTATCTTAGATGGTGTACCCGAAACGGTGTCTTCCCACAGCGAGGCGCTTACCCTACTAAGTGATCTTGGATTCAAGACATCGAGGTTTATTGTAGTAAATTCCGCAAAGCAGGCCCATGACGAGATAGTCACAATCGAAGAAAAGACTAGACACGACCTTGCCTTTGACATTGACGGCATGGTGCTTAAAGTAGACGATCTGCAGGTGCAGCATAACCTGGGGGAGAGGACTAGGACACCCAAATGGGCTGTCGCCTATAAATTCAAAGCCGAACAGGTACGCACAAAAGTGGTGGCGATCAAGGCTCAGGTCGGCCGTACGGGTGCAATCACACCTAGAGCGGAGTTTGAACCAGTATTCGTAGCCGGTTCGACCATCACCTATGCGACGCTCCATAATCAGGATTTCATCGATGAAAAGGACATCCGTATCGGAGACACGGTCGTTATCGAAAAGGCGGGCGATGTGATTCCAGCAGTCGTCGAAGTCGTAAAAGACTTGAGAACAGGTGGAGAAGAAGTCTATACACTGCCTTCAACATGCCCTATCTGCCAAACTCAAACCGTCAGAGAAGAGGGCGAAGTGGTCCTTAAGTGCCCGAATCCCACATGTCCTGCAAAAGATAAGAGGGGTATCACCCATTTCGTTTCAAAGCCAGCGATGAATATCGATGGTCTTGGAGAGTCGGTGGTCGAGTTGCTGCTCGATGAGGGACTCATCAGAGACTACGCCGATCTGTACCGCCTAGAAGATAAGAAAGAGCTGCTTTTAGGTCTTGAGAGAATGGGCGATAAGCGTGTAGAAAACCTACTAAAGGCGATTGAGGATTCAAAATCGAACGGCTTGGATCAATTGCTTTCAGGACTTGGGATACCCCTTGTTGGTTCAAAAGCCGCACGAACCTTGGCAAAAACCTTTAAAAGCCTTGACCAGCTGATGCTTGCTGAGATTGAAGTACTGACAGAAGTCGAAGAAATCGGTGAAAAAATGGCGTCGAGCGTGCATCAGTTCTTCAGGGACCCGATGCAAAAAGAAAAGATCGATAAGTTGATCGCGGCTGGTGTGAATACGACCTACGCCCAGGAAGAAATGATCGCCGACAGACTTGAGTTTGAAAATGAGATTGTGGTATTGACTGGCAAATTGACTGTCTTCGGTCGTACCGAAGCAGGTAAGATAATAGAAGCACTTGGTGGAAAAGTCAGCTCAAGCGTGAGTGCCAAAACCACGCTGCTTGTGGCGGGTGAAAGTGCGGGGTCAAAACTTGTGAAAGCCGAATCGTTGGGAATCAAAGTGATCGACGAAGACACGTTTGTCAAACGACTCGAGGATGCAGGATATAAGCCCGCATAAATGGAGGAACCGATGTGAAGAAAATCATAATGGTGCTGACGATACTGTCCGCGGTGATGCTTCTTATGGCGTGTTCGCCGGAGTCCAAGACAGAATCAAATGGCGAAAGCGAGGAAGTTCCGATTTCAAGCGCTGTAAACCGTGAAAGTAAGACAGAAGTGATATCGAGTATTCAGAATATCGACTGGAACCTGGGGGCTCAACCGACCTCCCTTGATCCCCAACTGACGACCGACCCCTATGGACAGCAGGTGATCAGCCAGCTTTATGAGGGACTGTTCAGGTATGACGGCGATGAACTGGTTTTGGGACTGTGCGAAAGCTACACACTGTCTGCCGACGGTCTGGTCTATACCTTTGTCCTTAAGGATACGGAGTGGGACGACGGTTCTACCTT
Proteins encoded in this window:
- the pcrA gene encoding DNA helicase PcrA, whose product is MDLQILNERQREAVEHIKGPLLVLAGAGSGKTRVLTYRIAYLIEDQGVLPSNILALTFTNKAANEMRHRVEKLIGGVASSMWIGTFHSICVRILRRDADVIGFTKDFVIYDTADQKTLTKNIMKRLNISDKDLKINFVRAKISEAKNEMISPEKFQDMYTSDYQLKQVGKIYGEYQKEIAQNNAMDFDDLLLNTLELFRVNPEILEFYQRKFQFIHVDEYQDTNGVQYSLVRKLAARNLNLCVVGDNDQSIYGWRGADIRNIQDFEKDFKDGRVVLLEQNYRSTRKILDLANGVIQNNPKRRDKNLWTDNHSGEDINYYRARDNSDEARYVANEIIKRFENGASYNEFAVLYRTNAQSRDFEEAFIRASIPYKIIGGLKFYERKEVKDLISYLRLIANPSDEISLQRIINTPKRGIGDKTVENVFALAHREGISAYDAIELAVETKAFPNRALSGLKEFFDTISPFVRNADNYKGSDILDAVIKATGYRDELVREGTIEAQTRIENIDELYSQILNYESMHDDVTLNMYLQEISLLSDQDDIEEDESGHILLMTIHAAKGLEFPTVFLVGLEERLFPSEMTMETDEGVEEERRLCYVGITRAEQTLHLTHAAQRMRFGRTMVNKVSRFIDEMPKELIFSHSGEIATREASPIQIGPKYKTVTPSRPVSASDSDEFRAGVKVRHQLFGDGMVISVKGAGENAELTIAFDKKGIKKLMLGIAPLSIVD
- a CDS encoding aminopeptidase gives rise to the protein MSFEQYLDNYANIAVHQGISLQKGEGLIIRASIESADFVRRVVKKAYEAGAINVEVQYADDEVTLARYHYGDETCFEYAPKFKTDYLEAAFKEGYSFMSIMSPNPELLKDVPAERIAIDQKTMSLAMADAMKYMMKGLVKRTIVAIPTPEWAKLVYPDFDEAEGMKALWEAVLKIVRADQADPVKAWNEHDGNLKKYLTFLNQQHFEKLHFKAPGTDLEVYLAHEHLWVGGSKVSPGGDSYFANIPTEEVFTTPKRSMVNGTLKSTKPLSLRGTVIDGFGFEFKDGKVVDFYAEKGKETLASLLDNDEGARFLGEVALVPHSSPISKSGLIFSNTLFDENASCHFALGKAYPYAMKDGTTLTSEVLEERGANSSLIHVDFMIGGPELEIVGYTTNGDGITLFRNGEWTF
- the ligA gene encoding NAD-dependent DNA ligase LigA — protein: MSLERYLDLIGIIEEHNHNYHVLDKPAISDYDYDQLMNELLAIEAEHPEFTVDYSPSKRVGGKPLSSFKQVQHTVRLLSLENTYNLSDLVAFEERVKKEDVNANAFVLEYKIDGLSVAITYEKGLLVRAATRGDGSIGEDVTKNVKTIRSVPLKLSQPLSMTVRGEVFIGKNDFVAMNERQENLGLQTFANPRNAAAGSLRQLDSKVAAARPLDIFVFGILDGVPETVSSHSEALTLLSDLGFKTSRFIVVNSAKQAHDEIVTIEEKTRHDLAFDIDGMVLKVDDLQVQHNLGERTRTPKWAVAYKFKAEQVRTKVVAIKAQVGRTGAITPRAEFEPVFVAGSTITYATLHNQDFIDEKDIRIGDTVVIEKAGDVIPAVVEVVKDLRTGGEEVYTLPSTCPICQTQTVREEGEVVLKCPNPTCPAKDKRGITHFVSKPAMNIDGLGESVVELLLDEGLIRDYADLYRLEDKKELLLGLERMGDKRVENLLKAIEDSKSNGLDQLLSGLGIPLVGSKAARTLAKTFKSLDQLMLAEIEVLTEVEEIGEKMASSVHQFFRDPMQKEKIDKLIAAGVNTTYAQEEMIADRLEFENEIVVLTGKLTVFGRTEAGKIIEALGGKVSSSVSAKTTLLVAGESAGSKLVKAESLGIKVIDEDTFVKRLEDAGYKPA